The Trachemys scripta elegans isolate TJP31775 chromosome 14, CAS_Tse_1.0, whole genome shotgun sequence genome segment AAGAAAAATTAATTACCCCTTCTTAATATACCAtctagctcttatacagcactttttagCCatagatctcacagcactttataaaAGAGATCATCATTATCCCCgttgtacagatagggaaactaaggaagagggagatgacttgcccaaggtcacacagcaaagcattggcagagccaggaactgaacccaggttgcctaactcccagtccagtattctgtctgtTAGGCTTCAATGTCAACCCAGGTAAAGTCACAAGATGTGTTAAATTGCAGTACAGAACTTCCTATCCTTTGGATGATGCATTCCCCAGCAACTAGTTCAGGGGGATCTAGCGAAGTCACATAAGGAAGTTTAACCTAGCAAGCTTTCAAAATTGGCTTGCATAGTATCAATGTGCTTCTTCTCTTGGGGAAATATtgatggccctgattctgcaaaaagaTCCACCAAGACGACCCTTATGCCCATTGGCTTGAATGGGACTCCGAACAGATGTAAAGGGTGACCTAGGCAGGCATTTCTGCTGGAGTTGTTGGCTCATGTGCTCCCCGATGGTGATATTTTAATTAAGAGGAATTCTTACTTACGATGACATGTTCATGTCAATAGGCGAGATGGGCTCAAATGCAAGATTCATGTTGGGACTTTGAAGACTCTACAGTCCAGGGATATTTGGAGCTCGGAGATTCGGACTTAAGCCCATTAAGCTGGGAGTCTTTTGAGAAATCTGCATTTGGatttcaaagcccactgaagtctgaAGGGTTTTCAGATCAGAAGTTTCACATTAGGCCCCTCTCTAAAGAACAGGCTCAAGATGAACAAAATTACTTTTGTCAACATACCCCAAAAAGCAAGCAATACATCTCTGCAGTACAAGGCTCATGGTTTAAGATAATTTTAAACTATTAGTAAACAGAAATCTATCAAAAAGCCTAACTTCCAGTCACTTAAAGTGTGGACAGTCAACTTAACATGCCATGCACTCACCATTTCAAGCCAAGTTTTCCCTCAAATAAAATGGCAGTCAAGAAAGATACTCCTGATTCCAATTAAAAGCATAGCAGTATAAAGACTCTGATTAAAtccatgtgtggatgctcttattctggaataagagcatccacacagaaataatcaggaatagttaattcactttaaattcacatcgggtacgtctacacttacctccgggtccggcggcaggcaatcgatattctgggatcgatttatcgcgtctggtctagacgcgataaatcgatcccggaagtgctcaccgtcgacgtcggtactccagctcggcgagaggagtatgcggcatcaaCGGgagagcctccctgccgcgtctggacccgcggtaagttcggactaaggtacttcgaattcagctacgttattaacgtagctgaatttgcgtaccttagtccgaagtggggggttagtgtggaccaggccatcaTCCCTTATTCCAGATTAATATGCACGTGTTGACAAGCTCCAGATTTAAATTCAAATTAGATTTGAGATGCATTCTACCATTTCTGAATCGCATGGGCTAATGCTTGTAGAGTAAAAGGGATTAATTTTCTATAGAATTTCATCACCAACCTACAGAATCCTGCAACAAGATTCAGTACTGTAGGTTTTCTTACATAATTTCTAaagaaaattatttcatttctatAGAACTCTGTTGGTTTCATCTTTATTAAACCTTTGGCACTTTTCCCACAAGGGCAGTAATAACACAATAAGCTAAAAATCATACAATACCCTTGTCTCttctcatgttttaaaatgtggtaGAAATGTCTGTCCTATAAGTATGCAGTGCAGTTGTAGCTGcattggagtacctttcccagacctgaagaaaagctctgtgtggttcaaaagcttgtctctctcacaaacagaaattggtccaatcaAAGACATTATTTCACCCACCCTGTCTTGCTAATGTCCTGAGTAATttgggggaatttttttaaaataggaaactaAAGAAAATGCTATAAACCAAGCTCACAGTGGCAGAAGGCTAAACAGTAGAGCTGGACTGAACCCAAATCCAAACACCTCCAAATATCGGGATGTTGGAAATCCACCCAGCTGTCGATCTGAAACTTGCTGCATGAGTCTATTGCCAATAAAAACAGTCACTGACTGGACCTTTTGCTGCCCTCTGCAGGGCGGCACTGTGTACTGccggccacagcaagtgaaaaacggcccacaaaggaaacaaaaaagttttgtctGAAGACATTTTAACCCTACAGCATGCCAGTGCCGTTGCAGCACCGATCTGAGAATGCAAAGTGGCCTTTTTAACGTGGACTGTGAGCCACTTAAGAGTAGTCATGCTTTCTCTAGTTTGACATTTAGACTTGGTTTTTCTATCGTCCATGTTTAACACATTGTATAAGCCTGATCCTGTAaagcactgagcacccacaactctcaTTCTAGCTCAGAGGTGGCTGCGGCTGCTAACCATTGCCGAACCCTCATTCCCCACCAAAACAGAGCTTTACACTCTATCGCTGATTTAGAAAAGGGCCAGTCTCCACACCCTAGGGAGTGCAACTAGCTCTTTCCTGCTctgcagaggagcagcaggaTGTGGGGAGCCCCACAGGCTGCACCATGGCACCACAGATGTTATGGACTAACTGTGGGAGAAATAACTAACCCCTCCATGGAGGGGACAGGATGGGAATAGCTTAGGGGTCTTTAGCTTGCTGCAGGCCCATCACTAGGTTTCTGTTCCCCATTTATGCAGGCTGTGGGGTAGGTGCTAGGGTTTATCCTGGAATTGCTCACCTTGTGCCAGTTTAGAAGACAGAACAATTCCCCGGTAGGTTCTTAGCAGCACTACTGATCCCAGTAGAAAGACAAATCAATGATCACACCACCTGTTCCCCTCACCACCCAACTGAATGAGTTTTTCGGCAGCTGTTTGTTACTTTGTTTCAGTCTAGAACAATGAATGGTGAAACAACCTAAGGGCAAAACAACATAAAAGCCATCCTTAGGGTGTTGATATAGGCACTGCACTTTCAGGGTCAATGCAGAGTTCCTACAACATATTAGCTTTAAAATTACAGCCTAATTAATGGGTggttgtatgcagggccggctccaggcaacagcttaacaagcaggtgcttggagcagccaagggagaggggcggcacgtgcggcaatttgggggcggcaggtccctcactccctctaggagcgaaggacctgccgccgaacagCCGCCGCCGATcgaggctttttcttttttttttccttttcttttcccccccgcCGGTCGCAattgcgacttttttttttttttttttttttttttgttttgggcggcagaaatgctggggCCGGCCCCGgtgttagtgggttttttttttttagaagagccGCTGATGCCTTACGGATAACTTTGAAACATTTCTTAGAAATTAATCTGTTAAAAGAGCTATGTATTTGCGAGTTTCTCCAGGTAGCACTCAGTGCTGgactaactctgctcccactgaaagtcaacaggagttttaccaGACTTCAACAGAAGCAGTTTTACCAGCACtgagcacttttcaaaatcccagGCTTCCCATTTAAAGAGGGTGATTAGGGATAGCTGAATTAAACCAAGTAACGATGGAAGTTTATCTGTTCTGTCTACTTATTCCTCACTTGTAGTCATTTGCATTAACTCCAAGGCAAAGACCAGGAGGTCAGAGAtctggttctagtcccagctctgccactgacttgcctAGGGTCACATCACTTAACAATTCTGCACCtttgtttcctcatttgtaaCACAACAACTTCCTGCTCCACAGCAGCGTGGGAAAGCTTAACTCACGATCCACAGAGCACATGGAGATCCTCCCTTGGAAGACCCTGCAATTGGGCAGCAGGTAATCAACCACAGTTGTGCTGGACTccattcccttttttaaaggggCCAGTCGCCCTGGGATACTAAAAGCTACTTTCACTAAGGACCCAACTATGCAATCCTTATTCACGtgggtagtcccattgactactaTGGGATTGTTTGCGTAAGTGCACAGCAACATGGGTAAATCATGCACGAGGGCTCTTGTTGATATTTGATTCTATAGTGTCCCATGTTTGTAATGACAGACAAAAAATAACCTGTGTAAGCAACGAATCACTCTGTATTTCTCATAACTGATACTGTCAAACAGTACATTCCCCTCAGCCCATCAGAGGACCTGAACTTCAAACACAACTTGGTCATGCTACTTATAATGTAGAATATGTAACAAGGACAGAAACAGTTAACCCCAGCTCAACTCAATGATTAATGCCaaataaaagagaagaaaaattaaaattacacaGATGAGATCCATATTAGAACTGGCTAATCCCAGCTATCGAGCCAAAGTTTAAAAATCATACTTCCCAGacagctttttttccctttaaaaaacatgaaaataaaacatGCTACAAAACTGCACAGATACCTAGGGTTAGTGTCCAGTCTGAGATCCTCTCTGCTTCCTTCCAGTCGATCACGATCAGTGTATTTGCAGCTCAATAATATTATCAGAAAGTTTTCAGAAAAGCCCTGTTTGGAACCCAATAGGCTAGGGGAAGGCACCCCACATTGCATTGCATCCCTGAAATGGAGCAAAGTCCAATTTGCCAAGCGTGGCCCTGAACAGGGGCAAACCTCAGTCATCTGCATCATCAAACTGGCCAACCTCAGGCATTCTATTTGGCGAACTCAGAGAGAGTGGAGCTGCATGGTGACACCTGGGGTTATACAATGATTCTTCTTGCCATGCACATGATGCCAATAGACAATTTTCCTGATGACTACCACAGTCGATATCTTCCGCGTctaaagaggattttaaaaaaatagagtgtTGTTAGACTGCATTAGAACACTCTGCATTGGCTATCACTACAAAGGGTTTGTCGTAGCAAGTTATTTGCATCAGTGCTGGAATGTCAGTTTGGCTGACCAACATTAGTGCATGAAACATACAAAACCTCTGTACAACTGGTGGTGCAGATAGAGAAGCTTCAGTAAATTACCTGCTTAAGATCTCATAGAGAGCCTgtgacagagctaggaacagaacctaaAACTCCTGGCTCAGAGaccgagagagaaagagaatgacaAGGAGACAGAATGAGCCAGTCCTACTGCTAATCTACAAACCCCCAAAAGGTTATTCATTAAACACACCATCAGTTTGCTCAACTGAAGTGTCCAGTCTGGCAAGGCACTAAATGCTCTGATCGCCCAGTGACTGCAATGGAAGTTCAGGGGGTGCTCAAAAACTCAAAGGAGAAGCCCCTAACTGTGGAGCTTTCAGGGACACATCCTGCAAACACAAACCAGTTTACTCACGTGGCTACTCttggtgaagtcagtgggactgcttgtcAGAGTAAAGCTGCTCATGTGTGTTTGCAAGACCAGCTTGTAAATGAACACGTTTAGGTCAGCGACTTTGTCTCTTTATACAACCCTCCAACCCACTATTCTCTACAGGGACATGACTGATAAAGCCCAGGGTGAATCTctcaggagggaaggagaagggtcCTTTAGGCAGGGGCCGTCAGCTACTGTACTCCCCCCCACTGGAGGTCAGGAtgagcccatctctcctgctcCAGAGCAAAATACAAGACTTATAAAGGCCAAACCCCAGAGTAACTCCACACATAAATGTGCACATTTTTCCCTTGCAGTAGCATCCCATAAGATCCCCATTGACCAAGGAAAGAACCAAGGCTGTCCCATTTGAACACAgcaatgtttcttttaaactacTGTATTTAAAACTTAGGTACAACTGTGCATCACAAACACACAAGGTAGACAGAAAGCAGTCAAAGGGTGTCACTACCAAATGCTCAAAAAAAGAAGAATGTGGAACTATTTAAATGGGCTGCCAGGCAAAGCACTCTCTCCATCCACTTAGAGTCGTAGGCTTGATGAAAGCATAAAGCAAATCTGCACCTACCGTATGGATTACATTCAGCATCCTCCAATTCTTTATCCCAGTCCTCTTCCTCGTACTGAGAATCAATTTTCAGCTCAGGGAAAGATACAATGCAGGCTTCGTCATCCAACTCCCAGTTCTCAAGGTCACTCTGGAAGTCATCAAAGTCATGAAGATATTTAGCAGGAGGCCCCGAGGAATCTGAATGAGTAGTGTCACTTTCATAGCAAGGGCAATGAGAAAATCTACTCTGGTGAGACTCGCCATCAGAAACGTTCCTTGCCAAACGGCCTGTAATACGACAGAAATTGCCAACAGAGATGTTTAGGACATAAACTGGGGTGGTGAAAATGCTTTAATACCATGCAGTAGTTCAACATGAAGACACTTTGTGAACACAGACCTGTTTTGAACAAGCAATGAAAGTAGCCCATGAAAACTACAACACTTCTGCAAGTTACAGCTACAGACAGAAATCTACCTCCAACCCATTATGCTGTGCTGAGGTTGCAGAAGGAATAAAATTCTGTAACACAAGAAGAGGCATCAATTCTATCTAATTATAATAAGTCCAATTTCATGTGGGTGTATTTAATACCACACTAATATTACTCTGGGTTTCAGATATTTCCTATATTTGAAATACATTACAGATAGCCTGAATCCCATCACTAGCTCCAAACTGAACTTCACAGCTGGTGGTCTCTCTCTATAATGGTCTGAACCCAAAGTCTGGGTCTGAACTTTGCACCTTGGGCTGATGTCTAGAACTTACTGTCCTGTTTCATCATCACCACTGCCTCTTGACATCCTTCAAGGGGAGGTTTGTTGAATGACTCCAGCTGGAGCCTCCAAAGCAACAGGAATTTGTTTTGCAATATTGATCAAGTGCTCCTCTATCTAGGGATGCACAGAAAATGGGCAACAATAATTTAGCAGAGTTCACTCAAGAGAAGTTTCCCACCCATCATCACTACACAGCTTTGTTTGGCCTCTTCTAGCAGACAGCATTAGTAACTATTCTTTCTCACCTTGTTCTGATTTAATGCCTTTTTCTATGCATACCTTTTCTAGGCCTCCAATTCACAATTTTCCCTCCCTTCACAAGCTCTTCTTCCTCATGACATGTGCAGTCACCTGCAGCCACCGTTATCTAAAAAAGCAGAGATACGGTTTTAAAGGGATCAGTAGCTTTGCTCCTTAGACTCCTATACAGTGAGACTCCTGTTCCAAAGTGAATCAGGGGACCCAAGCGATCTACCTCTGCCCAAgttaagatttcattttaaataagccCGCTGACAGTTCCAGCATCGAGAAAACAACAGCCTGTGGCCAGTTTCACCACTGCTGTTCAGAATCCTGCGGGAAGCAGTGAAATCGACACAAATCAATTTTAGAACGGCAACTGTCTGGAAAACCTATGAGCAAAGGCAGGCACTGGGAAAAGGGAAAGTTAATGGAATGGAAACCTAACTCCTCTGCAGGagcccagatgctgggggagagaaagagtATCTGATCCCATTCTAGCAGCCAGAAGGCTTGGGGAAAGGTAaaggacagaaagagagaaactaAGTTTCTCCAGGAGTAGAGCAGCCCTTTTCCACAGGCCCCAAAGCTGGGAAGTATAAGACAGAAAGGTTTCGCTCTGGTTTCACTGGTACAATGGAGACAAGTTCTGCTGGAGAACTGTCTCCCACACTGGTAACAATACCAAAGTGGCGACAAGGGGAATACGGCAGAGCAACAGCACGTCTTCACCAGTCCATTAGTCCAGGGAAGGATAGTAAAAGAGATCAAGCCGGCTTGTGAGTTTCCAGATCTGCATGGAACTCTGAGCAACTGACTACATACATTGGGCTTAAGGCCAGTTGTGAGCAACAGGACTTGAATCAAAGGGGAAGGATGTGTGGATGGCCCAAAGTTAGTGATACATGAAGGGAGAAGATAAACAGTAGGGGGCTACATTCTGTGTGTTTATATAGCTTTCATCCTGCAAGTTACTCTGTGCAGGCTGATCCCTGCACCGTTGTGgtgctccactgatgtcaatggcctATGAATAGTAACTTACAGGTTACTTAGTATGCAAGTTCTTAACTAGTAATAGTAATATATCCCCCATTCTACATCAGGAAGCAGCTACTGCAACTCTAAAAGCCAACCTCCATATTGTGACAATGCCCCTTGGTTGAAATTTTATATGTGGGAAAGATTAGAAGGCACTATATTTCTTCCCTCTGCTAAAAAATAACAATCTTGTTTCCAGTAATGGGCATGGAAAACAGCCCCTATTTCCACTCTGTCCAAGGGAAAATTTAGtgtcagttacacacagacacacacaagtaTATGAATAGTCAAGCTCCAACCTCGTGACATGCTTGTGAACCTAAAGAGTTAAAATTGCCAAAAAAAACCGCAATAACATTCTGCACATTGATGGAGATCTGAACAGCTCCCAGGAGTTTTGCATCAGCCCAAACATTATTTAACCCCTTTCACAATTTTCTTTAAGAACTTTCTATTTCTCCCAAACATAAATCCCAGTAAGAAAATCACCTTGGAGGGTCTAAAACATTAGGTTTCAACTAGAATccacccccaccttcactcaAGGAATAGCCAGCTAGGCcagtggggaagagagagtgatGCACTTTACAGTCCCTTTACCATGGGATCTGGGGAAATAAATGGgaattaagaaaaggaaaggaaatgagactacaatatttaaagaaaacacccacccactccctgcaGTTCTGTCCATAACCCCAACTCGATCCCCACACGCTGAAATACAGTACTcccatctctcacacacacaaaccagacTCTCCATAAATCTCCTACAGTCATCCCCAGGCATCTACTGCCTTCCTATATACCCCCTCCGCACACACCCTCACAGCCCCCAACACAtacactcccctctccctgcacacaccccttccacacaccctccccctcccccctacacaTACCCCTCACAGTCCCCTccacagcccctcctctcccccctgcacacacccctcaCAGCTCcctccacagcccctcccccctgcacacacccctcacagccccctccgcagcccctccccccctgcacacacccctcacagcccccttcacagcccctccccccctgcacacacccctcacagcccctcctctcccccctgtaCACACCCCTCACAGCNNNNNNNNNNNNNNNNNNNNNNNNNNNNNNNNNNNNNNNNNNNNNNNNNNNNNNNNNNNNNNNNNNNNNNNNNNNNNNNNNNNNNNNNNNNNNNNNNNNNNNNNNNNNNNNNNNNNNNNNNNNNNNNNNNNNNNNNNNNNNNNNNNNNNNNNNNNNNNNNNNNNNNNNNNNNNNNNNNNNNNNNNNNNNNNNNNNNNNNNNNNNNNNNNNNNNNNNNNNNNNNNNNNNNNNNNNNNNNNNNNNNNNNNNNNNNNNNNNNNNNNNNNNNNNNNNNNNNNNNNNNNNNNNNNNNNNNNNNNNNNNNNNNNNNNNNNNtccccccccccccccccgcccccccccccccccccccccacccccccccccccccaccccccccccccccccccccccccgccaggctCCCCGCTGCTTCTCACCTCCGGGCCTAGGAGCGGCTCCTCTTCCCGCTGCCGCGCCCCCGGcgcctccatcccctcccctccacagagGCCCCGGGCCGGGTACCTGTTGCGCCCCCCGGCGCACGGGACTCGCCACGCAGCCGGCCAGATGGCAACACGGGGTAGCCAGCCAGCGGCggtgggagtggagggaagcacgtgggggagggggagcggtcCGGTGAGCCCCGGCCCCAGCTGCTCCCGCGGGGGAGGGCACTacagcacccacccacccccagccctccaaCCACTGGGGCTGTGgaagcccctccccgccccattgCATGGGGATATTGACAGCCCCTGGTTGTTAGCAGTAAGTCTGTAGGTGAACTCACATGGAAGcctttattttccctttccaCCATAGCAACTAACCCTGTTTCTTaagacacacactcacacccatCTCTATCATAAAAGAAGTTGGTTTTTCATTCCTACCTTCTACAAGGCAGGCGTGGCCTCTGTCCTTTCTGCCTCCTGCAGCCCTAAGCACCAGGTCAGCCTTGAGCAAATAGTGGATTGTCTCTATACTAATTGTTCCATCCGGAAATAGTGTTTCAATGGCGAAAGACTGAAGCCCTGGATTATAATGTGGCAGGCTGGTCTCAGTGCCACGCTGATGCCAAGAACACAAGACTTCAAAAGCTGAATCTTCGTGAACAGAAATTTTTATTATGCTTATACTGACAACAGCAACCATGGGATTAGGAGACAGGGGTAATGGTTTTCCCATAAGGAAATGAATGAGATTTTATATTTAATCAACAGAAGAGTTCCAAGATTATCTTGGGAGTTTTCCTTTCCAGCACTGTAGGACCCACTTCACTACATCATAGTCATGGCTTCCTGAGCTGTGGCTGCTAGCTGCATGGCCAGTTGACATAGCCAGGGAAAAGGTGTGCATGGGGCAGATGCCCTTACCATGGGTTGGTGTGAAGTAGGAAGGAGAGTTTTCCCAAGAGCTCACTCAGTCTGCTCCGGTTACTGTAGAACAAGGGTAGGGCTTACGTAACTACTGCCCCTGTTCTTTAGCCTGATAATACTGACACCCAGCTCTTTACTTtgcagctcaaagcactttatggaGTTTAGAGcctttatcccccttttacagagacACAAagaggggcagtgacttgcccaaggtcatccagcagccCAGTAGCGGAGCTGGAAATCAACCCCAGATCTTCTGTGGTCTGTCTATTAGCCCACGCTGCCTCCCCATGCAAGAGAAACATCTGTGGGCTAGTATGTGCTGGGGTCCTTCTTCGGGGCACTAGCTGTTCTGGGGAGAGTGATGTGGCCCTGCTCTTTTCCCTTCTTCCTTTATAAAGGGGCAGCATCTCACTGCTCTCCAGGGGTTCTGGAACAATTTTACCCGCCCCCAGTCTGGGGGTACTAAGAGCCACTGAACCCAATTGTAAagcctgtatataatggaaaccacttcaagccagggggtgcagcagcacccctagttccaggacCTATGCTGCTCTTTAGAGCTGACAGCCCAGTTTCAAATTCTACCCAAGTAGCCTTTCAGCCAGTACTGTATGTAACTGCTAGTAACTCATAAGAGATACCTCTTTAATCTGTACTGTCCCTTTAATTAGTGGCCAAGAGTAAACTTCTCTGTTTGAGCCACTCCTCTGAAGGAAAGGGAGAAATCTGCTCCTTTTTCTTACCTACCGGATCCTGTGAGCACCTGGTTTATTTACCTGGGGAAGCCACACTTGTCCATGAAGCAGCACAGCACCTGAACATAAAAACCCCTCTAACTTAACACATTTAATTTGCAGTTGCACCTGTTGCTGCTTTCACAGGAAAAATCCAAGGTGAGAGAGTGCCATCCAGCTCAGAAagattcctcccactccctctctgTGAAGTGGAAATTGAGCCAGAGTGGTAAGTTCCTGGTGAGATGAAGCTGTATCTACTTTCTGCTGCCTATAAACCTTCCCTAAAATGGTTACTGACCATACACTAACAGTAGATCTGCACCATGGTCTGGTCAAGACTAAACACTGACCAAGGGATGCTACTGGAATTCTTTAGGGATAATTCAGCTAGGACAACACATGGGTGTAAATTGGTTAGAAATGCATGCAACTGGTAAAGCAGTGTAACTTGCACCACCTTGGCATGCAGAATGTATACAAAATGTGTGGAACGTGGTAAGGAGTGCAAGCTAGGAGCAGAAAGACAGGCGAAGAGGAGTGTTATTTTACACCCTCATTGGTTGCTTTTCCTGCTGTATCCCTGCGGTGTGCAAAATATGTAATTTA includes the following:
- the COPRS gene encoding coordinator of PRMT5 and differentiation stimulator, whose product is MEAPGARQREEEPLLGPEITVAAGDCTCHEEEELVKGGKIVNWRPRKGRLARNVSDGESHQSRFSHCPCYESDTTHSDSSGPPAKYLHDFDDFQSDLENWELDDEACIVSFPELKIDSQYEEEDWDKELEDAECNPYDAEDIDCGSHQENCLLASCAWQEESLYNPRCHHAAPLSLSSPNRMPEVGQFDDADD